One Roseomonas sp. OT10 DNA window includes the following coding sequences:
- a CDS encoding muconate/chloromuconate family cycloisomerase — MPDTILSVPADLRRDLAIAAVDSTIVDVPTVRRHKLSQTSVTAQSYVLVRVRLANGAVGIGEAATLGGPRWSEESVEAMKANIDAYLAPAIQGQRADLFEAIGLRLDAAAKRNNAAKAAIETALFDAVGKTLDLPATALLGGAVRDRIPVLWTLASGDPAQEAEEAERKLAARLHRVFKVKIGAQAPEADMARMRHLARALEGRAELIVDANQAWDETVAARCLPQLAEMGVRLVEQPVPAWNLAGMARLRARPGTPPLLADECVFDAHDMLMVGAAAAADAVSLKLVKHGGLLGLRKVAAVAEAAGIGLYGGCLLESSVGAAAHLQVFATLRELAWGCEHFGPQILTGEYVTEPLRFEEFEVHLPAGPGLGVVVDEDKLRHYARA, encoded by the coding sequence ATGCCCGACACCATCCTCTCCGTTCCTGCCGACCTGCGCCGCGACCTCGCGATCGCCGCCGTCGACAGCACCATCGTGGATGTGCCGACCGTGCGGCGGCACAAGCTGTCGCAGACCTCGGTCACCGCGCAGAGCTACGTGCTCGTCCGGGTGCGCCTGGCCAACGGCGCCGTGGGCATCGGCGAGGCCGCCACGCTGGGCGGCCCGCGCTGGAGCGAGGAGAGCGTCGAGGCCATGAAGGCCAATATCGACGCCTATCTGGCGCCGGCGATCCAGGGCCAGCGCGCCGACCTGTTCGAGGCCATCGGCCTGCGCCTCGATGCCGCCGCCAAGCGCAACAACGCGGCCAAGGCGGCGATCGAGACGGCGCTGTTCGACGCGGTCGGCAAGACGCTCGACCTGCCGGCCACGGCCCTGCTCGGCGGCGCGGTCCGCGACCGCATCCCCGTCCTCTGGACCCTCGCCTCGGGCGATCCGGCGCAGGAGGCGGAGGAGGCGGAGCGCAAGCTGGCGGCCCGGCTGCACCGCGTCTTCAAGGTGAAGATCGGCGCCCAGGCGCCGGAGGCGGACATGGCCCGGATGCGCCACCTCGCCCGCGCGCTGGAAGGCCGCGCGGAGCTGATCGTGGACGCCAACCAGGCCTGGGACGAGACGGTCGCGGCGCGCTGCCTGCCGCAGCTCGCGGAGATGGGCGTGCGGCTCGTCGAGCAGCCCGTCCCGGCCTGGAACCTGGCCGGGATGGCGCGGCTCCGCGCCCGGCCCGGGACGCCGCCCCTGCTCGCCGACGAGTGCGTGTTCGATGCGCACGACATGCTCATGGTCGGGGCCGCCGCCGCGGCGGACGCGGTCTCCCTCAAGCTGGTGAAGCATGGCGGCCTGCTCGGCCTGCGCAAGGTGGCGGCGGTGGCCGAGGCGGCCGGCATCGGCCTGTACGGCGGCTGCCTGCTGGAGAGCTCGGTGGGTGCGGCGGCGCACCTCCAGGTCTTCGCCACCCTGCGGGAGCTGGCCTGGGGCTGCGAGCATTTCGGGCCGCAGATCCTGACGGGCGAGTACGTGACGGAGCCGCTCCGCTTCGAGGAGTTCGAGGTCCACCTGCCGGCCGGTCCCGGCCTCGGCGTGGTCGTCGACGAGGACAAGCTGCGCCACTACGCGCGGGCGTGA
- the catC gene encoding muconolactone Delta-isomerase — MLYHVRMDVRPPQGVDPAAFDRLKAEEKARAQDLQRQGKWVHLWRIAGQYANVSVFDVADHDELHAILSTLPLFPFMEISVVPLARHPSALDTR, encoded by the coding sequence ATGCTCTACCACGTGAGGATGGACGTGCGGCCGCCACAGGGTGTCGACCCGGCCGCATTCGACCGGCTGAAGGCCGAGGAGAAGGCCCGCGCGCAGGATCTCCAGCGCCAGGGCAAGTGGGTGCACCTGTGGCGGATCGCCGGGCAGTACGCGAACGTCTCCGTCTTCGACGTGGCGGATCACGACGAGCTGCACGCGATCCTCTCCACCCTCCCGCTGTTCCCCTTCATGGAGATCAGCGTCGTGCCCCTCGCCCGGCATCCCTCGGCACTCGACACGCGCTGA